The Toxoplasma gondii ME49 chromosome XII, whole genome shotgun sequence genome includes a region encoding these proteins:
- a CDS encoding leucine rich repeat-containing protein (encoded by transcript TGME49_248240), whose translation MAGSEVAQSSEDEGKPRMPTSLDEALEFEESEMESGFEPSEKSDEKTSHPTRVLWPVSQTEEATASPLSPVGGSSNADSQQRTLKPGNGTSGAGGFASSSPSGVESKDYAKLLFPELSVDTCVDFSDDGDEKERPLSESTVQKLIGDEKPEEVEILVARGQKLTTLDRAKGACDWQVFKTLSTLSLSHNKLTDITPLLVLAPTLADVNLSFNRITDISPIFACKALRRLWVAHNHVRCIRGIRNCQGLEILNLFQNCLRGPFSSLVTELSHLPGLLELDLDANPFLSASPSDSDHSFQDSPPLGRTALRSDQNGQAETSAHPDAKTQPASSVSTVSFSLQDSKNKLDLLLQCCPTLRLLGGVPISRLKPPTKILSAFKDLACSSKRSRDPSEGEPHSTDLHSSPCSLRDGFLPGSPAKCLRTAQSTHPPLSSDASSPRARGSSQEASSPTGSLKMELGDERDSAGDAFGSGQEEDMLWDEAPEEAEQPSLASLKRTVKLLKQENRNMYDLMEENARLRMQLRLGPFRLPASARRKVPLLAPHNLLVTTPAFSGPGLRCFSARDVESSEMKVKTSVAEEAFAVKLSQPRPNTAMPSFLPAADSSNDERESSSPSHPRPSAGSTAASVESPLLPRKALGRQVSCEPRQKAEVCFRSVDVPDVARSTLPLMGEEGEGLKCGSTDGAGDEGDEEKGRARMRGSLEDEGESKENAQGEEEDSRAAQEAREAEADMLRWENGVLRKRLERLVAYVELLRVDLDASRKTRKPTNASSENPQASTFPKSYGNARHSFSASAPLNKSKCALTMLTSSPHSPSALLSARDVETRFPDAEEPSLSLNDDEFSPSSLFSLLVDPPVTKAASRASKASLALARTEADRAAGGCTHSEKQWLDTTQKTDGEKQHTYLTAYRQAVGEEAELDSLQTRPTGDSGEGNAETGAEGEEEEEQVPEKREDSEFGAVIGEEGSDADLEALLKRNEENLKALRRDLRETEEMLSRPASATSSTPLRFHPEFSFSSPSTVLDDDPPRQPPASSQRPPPLPRPATKQSATKSIKLDKGASPSPFASRSLHSTNSSNSCLSSQSSRTSLSPLTSFACPQSTRPPTKSQSAEAATRAALSMRLARRFGPPATAGEKKGGKKEEKKATTALLSSRLASSLPSAGDRGQKSSCLLVSENPLPRPKSPQRRTKASPAPTVTDRMRERSSGKELPRRESEESRPSAGSFSRQPPGLQGDTNALKQKQRVYPPLPADALPPPHSLASLLSKRFVTEPAAQRESGTPCSPSQRIDQPADAR comes from the exons ATGGCCGGCTCAGAAGTAGCACAGAGCAGTGAAGACGAGGGGAAACCGAGAATGCCGACGTCGCTCGACGAGGCACTGGAGTTCGAGGAGTCCGAGATGGAAAGCGGTTTTGAACccagcgagaaaagcgatGAAAAAACGAGTCATCCCACAAGAGTGCTGTGGCCTGTGTCACAAACGGAAGAGGCCACAGCATCGCCGCTGTCACCTGTCGGAGGTTCATCAAACGCAGATAGTCAGCAACGTACGCTAAAGCCTGGGAATGGCACTTCTGGTGCTGGTGggttcgcttcttcgagcCCCTCGGGCGTGGAGAGTAAAGACTACGCGAAGCTGCTCTTCCCTGAGCTTTCGGTGGACACGTGTGTAGACTTTTCTGACGACGGCGATGAAAAGGAGCGGCCACTTTCAGAGTCCACCGTTCAGAAACTGATAGGGGACGAAAAGCCTGAGGAAGTTGAAATTCTCGTCGCGCGTGGGCAGAAGCTCACCACCCTCGACAGAGCGAAAGGCGCGTGCGACTGGCAAGTCTTCAAAACTCTGTcgactctctcgctttctcacAACAAGCTAACAGACATTACACCTCTTTTGGTCCTGGCTCCTACCCTGGCAGATGTGAACCTAAGCTTCAATAGAATTACGGATATCTCGCCGATCTTTGCATGTAAGGCGCTTCGCCGGCTGTGGGTGGCTCACAATCATGTTCGGTGCATTCGGGGCATTCGGAATTGCCAAGGCCTCGAAATTTTGAATCTCTTCCAGAACTGTCTTCGCGgccccttctcctctcttgtgACTGAATTATCTCACCTTCCGGGCCTCCTCGAACTTGATCTCGACGCGaatccgtttctctctgcttcgccctCTGACAGCGATCACAGTTTCCAAGACAGTCCGCCACTGGGACGGACAGCCCTCCGTTCAGACCAGAACGGACAAGCCGAAACCTCCGCACACCCCGACGCAAAGACACAGCccgcgtcgtctgtctccactgtctccttctctctccaagaCTCAAAAAACAAGCTCGATCTGCTGCTCCAGTGCTGTCCCACCCTTCGCCTTCTAGGGGGCGTCCCTATTTCTCGCCTGAAACCCCCGACCAAGATACTTTCTGCTTTTAAAGACCTCGCCTGCTCTTCCAAACGCAGCAGGGATCCATCGGAAGGGGAGCCGCATTCGACAGATCTGCACTCATCGCCTTGCTCTCTTCGTGACGGCTTCTTGCCCGGGAGCCCTGCAAAGTGCCTTCGGACCGCACAGTCCACTcaccctcctctctcttccgacGCGTCCTCTCCCCGAGCCCGCGGCTCCTCTCAGGAAGCCTCCAGTCCTACAGGGAGCCTGAAAATGGAACTtggagacgaacgagactCAGCAGGAGATGCGTTCGGAAGTgggcaggaagaagacatgcTCTGGGACGAAGCCCCTGAGGAGGCCGAGCAGCCCAGTCTCGCCTCGCTGAAAAGAACTGTGAAACTGCTGAAGCAAGAAAACCGAAACATGTACGACCTGATGGAAGAGAATGCGcggctgcgcatgcagttgcgtCTAGGGCCGTTCCGACTTCCGGCttccgcgagaagaaaagtgcCGTTGCTCGCTCCTCATAATTTATTGGTAACCACTCCTGCCTTCTCCGGTCCCGGCCTCAGATGCTTCAGTGCCCGAGACGTGGAAAGCAGCGAAATGAAGGTCAAAACCTCTGTCGCTGAAGAGGCTTTTGCAGTGAAACTTTCGCAGCCAAGACCGAACACGGCGATGCCGAGCTTCCTTCCCGCTGCAGACTCCTCG AACGACGAACGCGAatcttcttcgccctctcACCCAAGACCCTCTGCCGGCTCGACGGCGGCGAGTGTCGAGTCGCCGTTGCTGCCTCGAAAGGCGCTTGGGCGCCAGGTGTCTTGCGAGCCTCGACAAAAGGCGGAAGTTTGTTTTCGTTCTGTCGATGTGCCCGACGTGGCTCGTTCAACTCTTCCTTTGatgggagaggaaggggaaggacTGAAATGCGGATCGACAGACGGCGCAGGTGACGAgggggacgaggagaaaggacgTGCAAGGATGAGAGGGTCTCTCGAAGACGAAGGTGAAAGCAAGGAGAATGCgcaaggggaagaagaagacagtcGAGCGGCACAGGAAGCtagggaagcagaagcagacatGCTACGCTGGGAGAACGGGGTTCTGAGGAAGCGTTTGGAGCGTCTTGTCGCCTACGTGGAACTCCTTCGAGTCGACTTGGACGCGTCAAGAAAAACACGC AAGCCAACGAACGCCTCCTCGGAGAATCCCCAGGCCTCGACGTTTCCGAAGTCTTATGGCAACGCCCGTCAcagtttctctgcttctgctcccCTCAACAAGTCGAAGTGTGCCCTAACCATGCTCACCTCTTCGCCCCATTCGccttccgctcttctctctgctcgcgaCGTTGAGACGCGTTTCCCCGACGCAGAAGAGCCAAGCCTTTCGCTGAACGACGACGagttttcgccttcctcgctcttttctctcctcgtcgaccCTCCCGTGACGAAGGCTGCCTCGAGGGCTTCCAAGGCCTCATTGGCGCTGGCGAGGACTGAAGCAGACCGCGCAGCTGGCGGCTGCACGCACAGCGAGAAGCAGTGGCTCGACacaacgcagaaaacagacggGGAAAAGCAACACACCTATCTGACGGCCTACAGACAGGCCGTAGGTGAAGAAGCGGAACTCGACAGTCTCCAAACGAGACCAACAGGTGACAGTGGGGAAGGCAACGCAGAAAccggagcagaaggagaagaagaagaggagcaggtgccggaaaagagagaagacagtgaATTCGGGGCGGTCattggagaggaaggcagcgacgcagacCTCGAGGCTTTGCTcaagaggaacgaagaaaaccTCAAG GCTCTGCGCCGGGATCTGcgggagacggaagagatgCTTTCGCGCCCTGCCTCTGCCACTTCCTCAACTCCTCTTCGGTTTCATCCGgagttctcgttttcttctccgtcgactGTTCTCGACGACGATCCTCCACGTCAACCACCGGCGTCCTCTCAACgtccgcctcctcttcctcgcccaGCAACGAAGCAGAGTGCAACGAAATCCATCAAACTCGACAAAGGTGCCTCTCCCTCGCCATTTGCTTCTCGCTCACTTCACTCCACTAACTCTTCGaactcttgtctctcttctcagtcttctcGAACGAGTCTTTCTCCGCTTACTTCTTTCGCCTGTCCTCAATCAACGCGGCCTCCGACCAAGAGTCAGAGTGCCGAGGCCGCCACAAGGGCGGCCCTCTCAATGCGCCTCGCGAGACGATTTGGGCCACCCGCCACtgccggagagaagaaaggaggtaagaaggaagagaagaaggcgacgaccgcactcctttcttctcggttgGCGAGTTCCCTTCCTTCGGCTGGGGATCGCGGGCAAAAAAGCAGTTGCTTGCTCGTTTCTGAGAATCCCCTGCCGCGACCGAAGAGCCCacaaagaaggacgaaggcgTCGCCTGCTCCAACTGTCACCGACCGGATGAGGGAGAGGTCCTCGGGCAAAGAGTTgccaagaagagagagcgaagagtcAAGACCCTCAGCaggttccttctctcgtcaaCCACCGGGCCTCCAAGGTGACACGAACGCCttgaagcagaagcagagagtgTACCCCCCTTTGCCAGCCGACGCCTTACCTCCTCCTCACTCTCtggcctctctgctctcaaAGAGGTTCGTGACCGAACCCGCAGCCCAACGCGAAAGCGGAACTCCCTGCAGTCCTTCACAGAGGATTGACCAGCCCGCAGACGCACggtga
- a CDS encoding translation initiation factor IF-2, putative (encoded by transcript TGME49_248250) has translation MAAKHHPDLIMCRKQPGIAIGRLCEKCDGKCPICDSYVRPHTLVRICDECNYGSYQGRCVICGGPGISDAYYCKECCQMEKDRDGCPKIVNLGSAKTDLFYERKKYGFKRGS, from the exons ATGGCGGCGAAGCATC ACCCCGACTTGATTATGTGCCGCAAGCAGCCGGGCATCG CCATTGGGCGCCTCTGCGAGAAATGCGACGGCAAATGCCCCATCTGTGACAGCTACGTCCGTCCACACACACTCGTGCGAATCTGCGACGAGTGTAACTACGGCAGCTACCAAGGCCGCTGTGTGATCTGCGGGGGCCCCGGCATTTCCGACGCGTACTATTGCAAGGAGTGCTGCCAGATGGAGAAAGat CGCGACGGATGCCCGAAAATCGTCAACCTGGGAAGCGCGAAAACAGATCTCTTCtacgagaggaagaagtacGGATTCAAGCGAGGGTCCtag
- a CDS encoding hypothetical protein (encoded by transcript TGME49_248260~Predicted trans-membrane domain (TMHMM2.0):147-170), which produces MPPVSFNLVRGALCLRQAPSLSHSFLRPLSLAPHTLSTSATQLRVSRSVFPVSPSSSPAALPSSFSTFVSSRSLSAFLPLSPAPSVLAVTESSVLPRCFSRSFAVRQRKHRESSSGSLAKRDPSSPTTPEHHGSHQQAFPAGSEGLSLGWQLFVAFASSIFFYFGFVMVMRLLGGQRVAAIHVDQYGRPVDPSTGSPY; this is translated from the coding sequence AtgccgcctgtctccttcaatTTAGTTCGTGGggctctgtgtctccgccaGGCTCCCTCACTTTCtcactcttttctccgccCTCTCAGTCTGGCTCCTCATACTCTCTCCACGTCAGCCACCCAGCTTCGTGTCAGTCGGAgtgtcttccccgtctccccgtcttcttcccctgccGCGCTTCCAAGctctttctccacctttgtctcctctcgctctctctccgcgttccTGCCTCTTTCCCCCGCGCCTTCTGTGCTCGCTGTCACTGAGTCTTccgtccttcctcgctgcttctcccgtTCCTTCGCCGTGCGCCAGCGCAAGCACCGCGAGAGTTCTTCCGGGTCGCTGGCGAAACGCGATCCTTCCTCTCCGACGACGCCCGAGCATCACGGTTCCCACCAACAGGCTTTTCCTGCTGGCTCGGAGGGCCTTTCTCTGGGCTGGCAGTtgttcgtcgccttcgcttcctcgatCTTCTTCTACTTCGGCTTCGTAATGGTCATGAGGCTCTTGGGAGGACAGCGCGTTGCTGCGATCCACGTGGACCAGTATGGCAGACCCGTTGACCCCAGCACGGGAAGTCCGTATTGA